The following are encoded in a window of Panicum virgatum strain AP13 chromosome 5N, P.virgatum_v5, whole genome shotgun sequence genomic DNA:
- the LOC120672079 gene encoding disease resistance protein RGA5-like, with protein sequence MEVVSASHGVLGPLLWKLNSLLADEFVRLKGVRREIRSLRSELMSIHAAVQKYAMLQHPDVQGKVWIALVRELAYDTEDVIDKFVHHHGNGTHHGGFKEFFRKTARRLKTLGSRRGIANQIDDLKARVKEVKELKSSYKLDDIAGSTVERSAVDPRLSALFVEEEHIVGIDGPRDDLVNWMVEEKDSTTKNLKVLSIVGFGGLGKTTLAKEVCRRIQGHFHCHAFVSISQKPNVKNIMKDVISQVPCKKEFIEDIDTWDEKKFVAKLRQLLQDKRYLIVIDDIWSIPAWDAIKYAFPKNNLSSRIIATTRIVDVARSCCPHGDIDRIYEMEALSDLHSKRLFFKRIFGSEDCCPDVLKQVSNKILKKCGGLPLALISISSLLANRPKVKDEWERVSRSIGFALDKNPSLEGMNRILSLSYNDLPPNLKTCLLYLSIFPEDTVINRESIVRRWIAEGFICEEREQSKQEVAENHFYELINKSMVQPVGIGYDGKARACQVHDMMLELIISKSVEDNFIASVGHGKTDLANRQGLIRRLSVHHIDQEVASVLANEDLSHVRSLTVTASACIKHLPSLAEFEALRVLDFQGCQNMQLYDMNGIDKLFQLKYLSFRDTDMGELPSGIVRLYGLETLDLRDTYIEELPPEIVQLIKLQHLLASEGLYSRAEGRLKIPNGIGNMRNLREISGFNVIKSSLSAVEELGNLTALQELHLQLDGGGSQEYKRHEDMLLSSLCKLGGWQLQTFRVRAANSTPLQFLDSWSPLPSSLQRFQMTTNYCFPRMPKWITPKLTGLAYLDINLVEITEEDLHILGEMRALLSLVLSFYGAQNERIIVRGHAFPCLKEFYVSLSLPDIPWNTYLKFEEGAMPKLEKLDVPFFVSVAKAYGFRLGINHLPCLKHANVSILDKGSATSSESRAAAAAIRNEANANPNHPRVFIMGEMEEDAEESSTDEEEG encoded by the exons ATGGAGGTGGTGAGCGCTTCTCATGGCGTGTTGGGTCCCCTACTGTGGAAGCTCAACTCCCTGCTCGCCGACGAGTTTGTCCGCCTCAAAGGTGTCCGCCGTGAGATCCGGTCACTCAGATCTGAGCTGATGAGCATTCATGCTGCAGTTCAGAAGTATGCCATGCTCCAACATCCTGATGTCCAAGGGAAGGTATGGATAGCACTGGTGAGGGAGCTGGCCTATGACACCGAGGATGTCATTGACAAGTTCGTACACCACCATGGCAACGGGACTCACCACGGTGGCTTCAAGGAGTTCTTTCGGAAGACTGCTCGCCGACTCAAGACTCTTGGGTCTCGCCGTGGAATAGCCAACCAAATTGATGACTTGAAGGCTCGTGTCAAGGAGGTGAAAGAGCTCAAGAGCAGTTACAAGCTGGATGATATTGCTGGTAGCACCGTTGAGCGTTCCGCTGTGGATCCTCGGTTGTCTGCGCTTTTTGTCGAGGAAGAACACATTGTAGGCATCGATGGTCCAAGAGACGACCTTGTCAATTGGATGGTGGAAGAGAAAGATAGCACGACCAAGAATCTCAAGGTGCTATCTATTGTTGGGTTCGGGGGGCTGGGAAAGACGACGTTGGCGAAGGAGGTATGTCGCAGGATCCAAGGGCATTTTCATTGTCACGCTTTCGTCTCAATCTCTCAAAAGCCGAATGTGAAGAACATTATGAAGGATGTGATCTCCCAAGTGCCTTGCAAGAAAGAATTTATAGAAGATATTGACActtgggatgaaaagaaatttgtTGCGAAGCTAAGGCAACTGCTGCAAGATAAGAG GTACCTCATCGTTATTGATGATATATGGTCAATACCAGCATGGGACGCTATTAAATATGCCTTCCCAAAGAATAACCTTTCTAGCAGAATTATAGCTACAACACGAATTGTTGATGTAGCAAGATCATGTTGTCCGCATGGTGATATTGACCGCATCTATGAAATGGAAGCCCTAAGTGATCTTCACTCCAAAAGGTTGTTTTTCAAAAGAATATTTGGTTCCGAGGACTGTTGCCCTGATGTGCTAAAACAagtttcaaataaaatattgaAGAAATGTGGAGGCCTACCATTGGCACTTATCAGTATATCAAGTTTGTTGGCAAACCGACCGAAGGTCAAAGACGAGTGGGAGAGGGTCAGTAGGTCTATTGGTTTTGCATTGGACAAAAACCCAAGCTTGGAGGGAATGAATAGAATACTATCCCTTAGCTACAATGATCTTCCACCTAATCTGAAGACCTGTTTGTTGTATTTAAGTATATTTCCGGAGGACACAGTTATTAACAGAGAGAGCATAGTGAGGCGATGGATAGCAGAAGGCTTTATCTGTGAAGAGCGCGAACAGAGCAAGCAAGAGGTTGCCGAGAACCACTTCTATGAGCTAATCAACAAGAGCATGGTCCAACCAGTGGGAATTGGCTATGATGGTAAGGCTCGTGCTTGTCAAGTCCACGACATgatgcttgagctcatcatttcaAAATCAGTTGAAGATAATTTCATCGCTTCCGTGGGCCACGGGAAGACTGATCTTGCAAATCGCCAAGGTCTCATTCGGCGACTGTCAGTCCATCATATTGACCAAGAGGTGGCATCTGTattggcaaatgaagatttaagtcATGTTCGATCTCTAACGGTGACAGCATCAGCTTGCATCAAACACTTGCCTAGTCTTGCTGAGTTTGAAGCTTTGCGTGTACTAGATTTTCAAGGTTGCCAAAATATGCAATTGTATGATATGAATGGTATAGATAAACTTTTCCAGCTAAAGTACTTGAGCTTTAGGGACACTGACATGGGGGAGCTACCATCAGGAATTGTGAGGCTATATGGTCTAGAGACGCTAGATCTTAGAGATACATACATCGAAGAGTTGCCACCCGAGATTGTTCAACTCATTAAGCTACAGCATTTACTTGCATCCGAGGGATTATATTCTAGAGCTGAAGGTAGATTGAAGATTCCAAATGGGATTGGAAATATGAGGAACTTACGGGAGATCTCAGGCTTTAATGTTATCAAGAGTTCATTAAGTGCAGTGGAGGAGCTGGGGAATCTGACAGCTTTGCAAGAACTCCATCTACAGCTGGACGGCGGAGGGTCCCAGGAATACAAAAGGCATGAAGACATGTTACTTTCCTCTCTATGCAAGCTTGGCGGATGGCAACTCCAGACTTTCCGAGTACGTGCTGCCAACTCGACACCACTCCAGTTCTTAGATTCTTGGTCCCCTCTGCCATCATCTCTCCAAAGATTTCAGATGACCACTAACTATTGTTTTCCGAGGATGCCAAAGTGGATTACGCCAAAACTCACTGGCCTTGCGTACCTAGACATTAATTTAGTGGAAATAACAGAGGAGGATCTGCACATACTTGGAGAGATGCGTGCCTTGCTTTCTCTGGTGTTGTCATTCTAtggtgcccaaaatgaaaggaTTATTGTCAGAGGCCATGCATTCCCATGTCTGAAGGAATTCTATGTTTCACTTAGTCTTCCTGATATCCCATGGAACACATATttgaagtttgaagaaggggcAATGCCAAAGCTCGAGAAGCTTGATGTGCCATTCTTTGTGTCAGTGGCAAAAGCCTATGGGTTTAGATTAGGTATTAACCATCTTCCATGTCTGAAACATGCCAATGTTTCTATACTTGACAAAGGAAGTGCGACATCTTCCGAAAGCAGGGCTGCAGCGGCTGCCATAAGGAATGAAGCAAATGCCAACCCCAATCATCCTAGGGTATTTATCATGGGAGAAATGGAGGAGGACGCGGAAGAGAGTTccacagatgaagaagagggATAG